From the genome of Chitinophagaceae bacterium:
ATACGAGTTTTGGTAAGAAATATAATTTTACAGAAATTTTAGAAAACGCAAATAATAACTTACATTTTTGTAAAGTATTTCAGGATACTGTACCTATTTTTGACTATGAAAGTATCTATAACAATTGGTGGGCGAAGCAACGTTTAGGAGAACAAAATATTACTTGTAAAGGGAAAATCAAATATTTTGCAATGAGTTCAGGAACCGCAAGCGCTTCTTCTAAATATATTCCTGTTACTCGTAAGATGCAAAAATCTATAAATAAATCAGGAATAAAACAGTTCCTTACTCTATTAGAATGTAACCTGCCAGATAATTTTTTCACCAAACAAGTTTTGATGTTAGGAGGAAGTACCGCACTTACAAAAAATTCTCTCTACAAATGGGAAGAAGGTGATTTGAGTGGTATAACAGCAAGTAACCTACCAGCTTGGTTTCAAAGATTTTATAAACCCGGAAAAAAAATAGCAAAGATCAAAGATTGGAACACCAAAATAGATGCCATAGTAGAAAATGCTACTAAATGGGATATAGGAATTATTGCCGGTGTTCCATCATGGGTGCAGATATTGTTAGAAAGAATAATAAAACACTATAAGTTAAAAACAATACATGATATATGGCCTCATTTAGAAGTTTTTGCGTATGGTGGTGTTTCTATAGACCCTTATAGAAAAAGTTTTGAGAAGTTTTTTAGCAAAAAGATATTGTATATACAAACCTACTTGGCTTCAGAAGGATTTATTGCTATACAGGAACAGCCATATGTAAATTATATGAAACTGATTATGGATAATGGTATCTTTTATGAATTTATCCCATTCAATGAAAATAATTTTTCTTTTGAAGGAGATATTTTAGAAAATCCTCAAGTATTGAAAATAGATGAAATAAAAGAACAAGAAGAATATGCTCTACTCATTACTACAAATGCAGGGGCTTGGAGATATCTTATAGGAGACACTCTTAAATTTGTTTCAAAAAAAAATGCAGATATTATTATAACAGGAAGAACAAAACATTTTATGAGTGTTTGTGGAGAACATGTATCCGTAGAAAATATGAATACAGTAATACAAACGGTGGCTGAAGAATTAAAAATAGAAGTAAGAGAATTTACTCTCACTTGTAGAAGTTATGAAGGATTCTTTGCTCATTTATGGTATATAGGGACTGAAAAAAATATAGATATATCGGAGAATACATTTAGAGATATGTTAGATACAATAATGAAAGATATAAATGATGATTATAGGGTAGAAAGAGAATCAGCCCTGAAAGAAGTGTTTGTAAAATTTGTTCCATATGGTTTTTTTTATGAATATATGAAATTAGAAGGAAAAGAAGGAGGACAGAGTAAATTTCCGAGAGTTCTTAAAAAAGAAAAATTAGAAAAATGGACATCATTTTTGGATAAAAAACTATATTCCTAGTATTTTTTCTGTCCATCAATATATAATGTTTCGTATTGCATATAACGTTTTGCGGTTTTGCGATGTGAGGGGTTTTTAGCACAAATTCAAATAGGATTCCTACTGTTGAACCTGCACAAAACCGTCATACGAAGCACTGAGCCGCCAATTTTTTGTAGGTGCTGTATAGGATGGCGTTCGGCTTTGCAAACCATTGTCAATACTACGTTTCACTGTTTTTATCATGTCGGTCTGTGCGGTTGTGAATTTTTTATTTTCAGAAAGGAGGGAAGATCTTTTT
Proteins encoded in this window:
- a CDS encoding GH3 auxin-responsive promoter family protein → MKLLGTFIKKSILFRKRLENKHIPHKKIQENELKKLLFQARNTSFGKKYNFTEILENANNNLHFCKVFQDTVPIFDYESIYNNWWAKQRLGEQNITCKGKIKYFAMSSGTASASSKYIPVTRKMQKSINKSGIKQFLTLLECNLPDNFFTKQVLMLGGSTALTKNSLYKWEEGDLSGITASNLPAWFQRFYKPGKKIAKIKDWNTKIDAIVENATKWDIGIIAGVPSWVQILLERIIKHYKLKTIHDIWPHLEVFAYGGVSIDPYRKSFEKFFSKKILYIQTYLASEGFIAIQEQPYVNYMKLIMDNGIFYEFIPFNENNFSFEGDILENPQVLKIDEIKEQEEYALLITTNAGAWRYLIGDTLKFVSKKNADIIITGRTKHFMSVCGEHVSVENMNTVIQTVAEELKIEVREFTLTCRSYEGFFAHLWYIGTEKNIDISENTFRDMLDTIMKDINDDYRVERESALKEVFVKFVPYGFFYEYMKLEGKEGGQSKFPRVLKKEKLEKWTSFLDKKLYS